The proteins below come from a single Triticum aestivum cultivar Chinese Spring chromosome 5D, IWGSC CS RefSeq v2.1, whole genome shotgun sequence genomic window:
- the LOC123126288 gene encoding ankyrin-1-like isoform X1, which yields MAPPRSTAAPPNLPMPDPTAVDEFNLHLLHAASEGDLPLLKWLVRALEKSRRDPREVLDATREAGLGALHMAARIGSVPVCRYLVEEIGVDVDADGTESVTPLLCAMFGGSLDTIRYLLDHGANPDKVVSDGFIPLHHAAGMGDREMVELLLTKGASVDSVSASGTPLHIAAFRGQDEAMKVLLENNADHNKILPGIDTPLISAITASSVKCVKLLVEAGADVNDGLVPPLAAAADKGLTACLKCLLEAGADPNVPDPSGRLPIELAALNGTREDVEILFPVTSCIPTVHDWSIDGIIRHAKSVSMKQGDYSNLRRIEELKSLGVKSVKRNDYSTAATMYSMAMEHDPHDATLFSNRSLCWLRMGDGHKALQDALACREMRPGWPKACYRQGAALMLLKDYGGARDAFLDAAKLDPQSSEIKAALREAMSSLEISHGATKTT from the exons atggcGCCGCCTCGCTCCACCGCCGCCCCTCCAAACCTCCCTATGCCCGACCCTACGGCCGTCGACGAGTTCAATCTGCATCTGCTCCACGCGGCGAGCGAGGGCGACCTCCCGCTCTTAAAGT GGCTGGTGCGGGCGCTGGAGAAGAGCAGGCGGGATCCCAGGGAGGTGCTGGATGCGACCAGGGAGGCAGGCCTCGGGGCGCTGCACATGGCCGCCAGAATTGGGAGCGTGCCGGTGTGCAGGTACCTGGTCGAGGAGATAGGGGTCGATGTGGACGCCGACGGCACTGAAT CCGTAACACCTCTGCTTTGCGCAATGTTTGGTGGAAGCTTGGATACTATCCGCTATCTTCTCGATCATGGGGCTAATCCAGACAAAGTTGTTAGCGACGGCTTCATCCCGCTTCATCATGCCGCTGGAATGG GAGACCGTGAAATGGTGGAACTCTTGCTTACAAAAGGAGCTTCTGTTGACTCAGTATCTGCCAGTGGGACACCATTGCATATCGCTGCCTTCAGAGGGCAGGATGAAGCTATGAAAGTTTTATTGGAGAACAACGCAGAT CATAACAAGATACTGCCTGGTATTGACACCCCCCTTATTTCTGCCATAACTGCTTCCTCAGTGAAATGTGTCAAGCTCCTGGTTGAG GCTGGTGCTGATGTCAATGACGGTCTTGTACCCCCTTTAGCTGCTGCTGCGGATAAAGGCTTAACTGCATGCTTGAAATGCTTACTGGAAGCTGGTGCTGACCCTAATGTTCCTGACCCC TCGGGTAGGCTGCCAATAGAACTCGCTGCACTGAACGGTACAAGGGAAGATGTTGAGATCTTATTCCCTGTAACTTCTTGTATTCCAACTGTGCATGATTGGAGCATCGACGGAATAATACGCCATGCAAAGTCAGTGTCTATGAAACAG GGTGATTATTCAAATCTAAGAAGAATAGAAGAGCTGAAGTCACTCGGGGTTAAGTCtgtcaagagaaatgattattctaCTGCGGCAACAATGTATAGTATG GCAATGGAGCATGACCCTCATGATGCTACCTTGTTCTCGAACAGGAGCCTTTGCTGGCTCCGCATGGGCGATGGACACAAGGCTTTGCAGGATGCCCTTGCATGCAGAGAAATGCGGCCTGGCTGGCCAAAGGCCTGCTACCGGCAGGGCGCAGCGCTCATGTTATTGAAG GACTACGGGGGTGCACGTGATGCTTTTCTGGATGCAGCCAAGTTGGACCCGCAGAGCTCTGAGATCAAGGCTGCGTTGCG GGAAGCTATGAGTTCCCTGGAGATATCCCATGGCGCAACAAAGACCACTTGA
- the LOC123126288 gene encoding ankyrin repeat and SOCS box protein 5-like isoform X2, with translation MAARIGSVPVCRYLVEEIGVDVDADGTESVTPLLCAMFGGSLDTIRYLLDHGANPDKVVSDGFIPLHHAAGMGDREMVELLLTKGASVDSVSASGTPLHIAAFRGQDEAMKVLLENNADHNKILPGIDTPLISAITASSVKCVKLLVEAGADVNDGLVPPLAAAADKGLTACLKCLLEAGADPNVPDPSGRLPIELAALNGTREDVEILFPVTSCIPTVHDWSIDGIIRHAKSVSMKQGDYSNLRRIEELKSLGVKSVKRNDYSTAATMYSMAMEHDPHDATLFSNRSLCWLRMGDGHKALQDALACREMRPGWPKACYRQGAALMLLKDYGGARDAFLDAAKLDPQSSEIKAALREAMSSLEISHGATKTT, from the exons ATGGCCGCCAGAATTGGGAGCGTGCCGGTGTGCAGGTACCTGGTCGAGGAGATAGGGGTCGATGTGGACGCCGACGGCACTGAAT CCGTAACACCTCTGCTTTGCGCAATGTTTGGTGGAAGCTTGGATACTATCCGCTATCTTCTCGATCATGGGGCTAATCCAGACAAAGTTGTTAGCGACGGCTTCATCCCGCTTCATCATGCCGCTGGAATGG GAGACCGTGAAATGGTGGAACTCTTGCTTACAAAAGGAGCTTCTGTTGACTCAGTATCTGCCAGTGGGACACCATTGCATATCGCTGCCTTCAGAGGGCAGGATGAAGCTATGAAAGTTTTATTGGAGAACAACGCAGAT CATAACAAGATACTGCCTGGTATTGACACCCCCCTTATTTCTGCCATAACTGCTTCCTCAGTGAAATGTGTCAAGCTCCTGGTTGAG GCTGGTGCTGATGTCAATGACGGTCTTGTACCCCCTTTAGCTGCTGCTGCGGATAAAGGCTTAACTGCATGCTTGAAATGCTTACTGGAAGCTGGTGCTGACCCTAATGTTCCTGACCCC TCGGGTAGGCTGCCAATAGAACTCGCTGCACTGAACGGTACAAGGGAAGATGTTGAGATCTTATTCCCTGTAACTTCTTGTATTCCAACTGTGCATGATTGGAGCATCGACGGAATAATACGCCATGCAAAGTCAGTGTCTATGAAACAG GGTGATTATTCAAATCTAAGAAGAATAGAAGAGCTGAAGTCACTCGGGGTTAAGTCtgtcaagagaaatgattattctaCTGCGGCAACAATGTATAGTATG GCAATGGAGCATGACCCTCATGATGCTACCTTGTTCTCGAACAGGAGCCTTTGCTGGCTCCGCATGGGCGATGGACACAAGGCTTTGCAGGATGCCCTTGCATGCAGAGAAATGCGGCCTGGCTGGCCAAAGGCCTGCTACCGGCAGGGCGCAGCGCTCATGTTATTGAAG GACTACGGGGGTGCACGTGATGCTTTTCTGGATGCAGCCAAGTTGGACCCGCAGAGCTCTGAGATCAAGGCTGCGTTGCG GGAAGCTATGAGTTCCCTGGAGATATCCCATGGCGCAACAAAGACCACTTGA